The nucleotide window GTACGCAttcatatcaaatttaaatcagtTTAGTATAACCAAAAGTTAGTTCCCAAAGAGGACAACATCCTTGTAGATCAACCCCTTAATTGCTAACAAGgagccatttaaaaaaattaaacctttttACGAGATTACCTTGTCGCAGTTTAAAAGTTCGCAAACTTTCGCCGAAGACGAGAAGCGTGAGCGCAAAATTGGGAAAACCGTTCGGACCTCCGAGGGTGCGATTTCCAGGAGCACGTAGGGCGCGACGGTCGCGACAAAACTGGTTTTCCAGTTTTCCAGTTGTGGACGAAGAGGGTCGTCTCCACCTGATGCTTTTGCTCTTCGGCGCACCGTCTGATCCCGCATTTAAGCCCGTAATTTTGCACTATCTGGATTCGGAAATCTGCCCGAATGTCTTCATTGTCAATTGGGGCATGTAGTATTCCTGAgggagaattttaaattcgtttttttttatttttgtttcattttgataCTGAATTCTTTAGTAAAGGCAAgatttttgttcctttttatttatacTCGACGGAAATTGACATACAGGGCCCACAGGAACACGTGACAGTGAAAGGGAAGTTTTTAGCGACGTtgatttgccaaaaaatttCGTTCGCCAATTTCATCGGGCAAAATGTGGCATGTTCGTATTAAATCAGGCCCTAGGTGTCTGCAGGTTCTTGCGGCCAACTGATTGCACGTTCTGTAATCAATGTATGTTCGGTGGTGGTACCGTACAATCTGTGTTGAATGCCATATTATCGCTTTTTTACTTCGGACGAAATCAATGTATCAAAGTACACATATAAATTTCGGCTAAAGAAATTATGCAAGCCAGGCttggttttttaataaagcgttttaAGAGGTAGAAAACTTTGTTTTGAGATATGAGCCTTTATTGAGGACCTGGTTAGTTATCCAGGTCCTGGATGAGGCCTAGTTTGAATGATAAATTAACTTACAATTTCCTAATACCTTCATAAATCAGCACAAAACTAGCAATTTTCGAGGGCGTTAAACCCAAAGAGAGTTCGcctcaatttataataattagtaCTAGTCCTTTCAAGAACTAACCCAACCTAACAATTTTGTTCACATAATCTTGGCCAAAGCATCCAAGTTATCTGATTTATTAGCTCTAATACCGGCATGAAAGTATTCCTTTCATGTATCGAAATTTATAACCCCAATTTATACTGTTACCTGTACAATACACAtgcaaaattacaataaatactaaacatTGGAgggaaatgaaatatttattagataaaCTGAGTCATCCTCTTGATATTTAAAGCTCCTGCAGCAACGATTGCGAGGATCGAAATGATCATTGGAgccaaaattatatttgtcCACTCTTTGTGTTCCCGCAGGATCTTGTCCAGGCAGCTGTCTTTGAAAGCAGCAAGTTTAGTGCAAACTATCGGTTGAAGAGGACAACATTCCGGTATCAGATAAGTTGCATTTTCTGGGTTTTGAGGTCGGTCccctaaacttttttctcCTAATTTCAaccaaaactaaaaattaagtatACTAAAACTTTACCTTGAGATAGATAAATAAGATCCTGAAGGAGGACATCACTACCTGCAAACAGTAAACTGTGTATCATGTTTAGGAATTATCAGTCATAGAAAGAACTAACTATTCAGCCCGTATCCGCAGCACTGAAAGTATGACTGGAAATCTATTATGCGATGGTCAATCCGATCTTTTGGCCTCATGAGGTACGCTTTAGTGAGGAAGCTTGTAATCTTCATCTTGGGGTCCACTACAATAGCCATTATAGATGTTACCAAAAGCCCTCCTAAAACGCAGATCAATAGGACGAGGTGTATAATGTTGAGCCATGTTTGTTTGAGTCGAAAAGCTATTAGTCCCAAAATGATTGTAAAAACGATGAAGGTTCCGAGCACAATGGAAGCAGGGTCGTTGTTTATTGGAGGGCCAGGAATTTTTGACCATTTGACTCCTATAACTACTAGGAGGATGGCTAAAATGAAGAGAATGCCGTTTATGGCGTATAACAGTAATTTTAAGTCAATACGTGACATTGTCAAAGACTATTAATATTGAGGAGACAGTGGAAATCCTAACCATATTTGATGAAAGATCTGGAGATATGGATGTTTGATTAAGAAAAGCTTCCTATATTCCAAGCTAAGGAGTAGCTTGTCAGGCAGGACGGTTTGATCCACTTCATCACAATAAAGGAACAACCGCCCCGAGGGAAGGTTTCTGTGGAGTAATagaaatttgttcaatttttaaaagataatgTAAACTCATtattagaatatttatttcttatatcCCCCAATGTTTCGCTGTTTCGGAAAGCCCCGTACACTATTGAATTTACAGAGCGTACATAAATAGGGTAACTATGTAAATCCGCATCCCTCGAATACTAAATTTAACGAACTTGCTTTAATAAGCCAGCCgaagaaatgaaaaacatcCAGCCATATCCTCGAGCAGaatgtttatatttctttCGAGGAAAGTCAGCCTcgatattgtttttttttttaattcagccGGAACGAATTTGAGCAAAATCGCATTATTTTTTCTCCGACCCTGTATTAATGTATCAGCACATATACAGCGCACACCTGCAAATGACtccaaatttccaaatttaatagCAATATTCCATCGCTGCATTTCGACACTGATATATTGACCAGCAgctttttgcttttaaaatcCCGGAACCTTTAGCCTTAATTGATTTGCCTTCTCTGATGTTCAAAATTACCGTTGttgtattttcttttacaCATTAAAAGGGGAGGGGGGGGTTACATCAGAATTATTGCTTCTGCTGCTACCGCAGGAAAGAAGGCACTATAATGAATAGGTAATAAACGTCAGAGTGAAAACAAATTGCATCAAGCGCAATAGCgaagtttaattaataataaagtagCCATAAATCAGCCCCGTTGTTCTAAAAATTACGTACCTATTTAAACTTTCGCAATGGTTGATAAGGCATCAAGCAAGATGAAAGAATTTCACTTTAAAAGCACTCTTTTTCATCTCTGTGTAATAGATACCCCCTGTTTCGGTGAGGAATAGCCTTAAGGGGTTTTGTTTTTAGattcttaattttgtttgaattgCAGTTCAGGCTGAAGAATTGTTTAATCTGAAATTACAGGAAGGCGGAAGAGTTACCAGCAACAACgcttttttattgatatttcagAAGGTTGGTTTTTTTTTGCCGTAAGGAAAACCTGCAAAACTCATCCGGCCTAGTGTTGTGGCGGCCGGATAGTGTAGGAATCCCCGAGGTGCCTCCCCTACGTTCTTCGACTCTGGAACTGCCCCTGTAGGATATATCACTAGAGCCAGAGAAGACTGCAAGAAGTTACTGCACTAGTCTTCTATTAGTTCATTTCACATCCTCCTTATCTGGTCTGTTCTCACAACATTTACTATCATTTTGGGTCATTTCGATCCTGTCATACTTCTTTTCGCCCTTCTTGTAATCGAGAGGACCTTCGTGATGACTTCGAGCCTCCCCATACCCGATTTGTGTCCTTTCAAGTTACAGGACGACACTCTTCCTCTTTTCAGTCACTTTGTCTATATTCTTCTGGGTCCGCATCGTGTTGTTACCAATCCTGATGTATACAGAGCGTCTCAGTTTTAAGTGCCCAAACTTTAATGACGTGtagcacataaaaaaataatggcaTTTTGCAATATAATCCAATATccagttgttttttttttttagttattatttgttgttaGTTTGTTAGCCTTGGCAACCGGGAAATGGCCTTTACTGTCTTGAAAACAGATACGGTAAACAATCAAAATGAACAGGTCgtacaaacaataaaatttaattaacccaTGTAATTAAGACATGTAATGATaacacttttctttttttactcGGAAAACGTGCGTCAGTCGAAAAAAACAGAAGAGAACTTCTGTCTCCCAAATTGAATagccttttaaaaaacaattttaattttaaaaaagacagtggtgtaatatttttttaatcaaaagtaTCTAAGCGTACGTCGGTGCAAACTTCACTGTTTACAtcaaagtcaaattttttgcttcatttaAGACGGTTTCGATGGAAGATAATCGcgcaaaaatttcattacaataTCTCAAACGGTGTCtgagaaattccaaaatatgcattttttttaagtttaacaccctgtattttgtaAACGAATCATTACTAGATATTGGATTATATTGCaaactgtcattattttttgacgtattatacagggtggtcacttttacgacgcattctatggggattttcgaaacggttaaagatacaaggttggttaaatggagaaaaagtttcgtatttttatgctctgcaaaaagctgaaagcaaaattgaaatatcttatgtaattactaagatatcaaagaaataccaaaaaagtcgattttttttttttgtctataacttatttatttttcatacaatcattttgaaacttgggtgttctatattttccgtcagtgtcttcaatatggaaaggtcaaaaatatcctaggcctactagtttacgtgaaaataatactaactttcgattttcttatggacgccatattggattttcgcatttttgaaaaacacgaaagatttccgtttcggcgaggtgcaacacaagggtcttctgaactattttacaataaaaattaaaatatttaaatatttaatgaaaaattcaagtagcactgaatttgtcaaagtcataattggttaccaagttactgactgtctttgacacataagtcaagtagtcaataatacaacttttaaataagtaataaaaaaaattatcaaatgtattttcgaaaatcaataacacaaactttaacattaactaacattaattaacaaagaaattaatacgaggagagaaaattatataaaatgttcaaaatgaccgccGCTATGAGTAATACATAATGCCGTTCGCTCATACTACATATTTGAAGTAGCTCTTCTGATAACAACTGGGTCAATGGTccgaaagaaatttgtaattgggTTTCTAAGATAAGATAAGCGTTTTTTGAATGTCTTATGTACACATTATACATGTCTATTTTCTCATCTTTGGAGAAATATCATcccattttgataaaaattaaaatttacttaatttacagaagaacaaaactcacttttttactaaatttctttttaaataaaattatgttgacataacaaccaataatattggctacttgacttatgtgtcaaagacagtcagtaacttggtaaccaattatgactttgacaaattcagtgctacttgaatttttcattaaatatttaaatattttaatttttattgtaaaatagttcagaagacccttgtgttgcacctcgccgaaacggaaatctttcgtgtttttcaaaaatgcgaaaatccaatatggcgtccataagaaaatcgaaagttagtattattttcacgtaaactagtaggcctaggatatttttgacctttccatattgaagacactgacggaaaatatagaacacccaagtttcaaaatgattgtatgaaaaataaataagttatagacaaaaaaaaaaacgacttttttggtatttctttgatatcttagtaattacataagatatttcaattttgctttcagctttttgcagagcataaaaatacgaaactttttctccatttaaccaaccttgtatctttaaccgtttcgaaaatccccatagaatgcgtcgtaaaagtgaccaccctgtatatcattaAAGTTTGGGTACTTAAAactgagacaccctgtatatacatcTGATAgaaatgtttgcttttttcTTCGACAATGGAAATCGGTCCTACACGTCTACGTTTTTTCCTGAGATGCTTCTCTTTGCGTTTTGGCATCCATTCGTGTATGGCTGTCCTTTAGTGTTTTGCACCTTCGCCTTTTCGTCTTGATCTTCCATGGCCTTTTGTCGTCATATTGGCCGGAAATTTTTCCCCAAAAGTTTATTTCTGATGATACAGTACACACGTTCATATACTCCCTGGGTTTATCCAAGAAACACCAATTTTTCTGCCTGTTGCCTCTCTCTCCCTCCTCCGGGGTTGGCTACACTGAGTCAGGAGAGGAGGCGTTCAGAGGTCACCACGTGGAGGTACGAATAGGTCTTTGACCTCCCAGGCGGAAGTGTTACCAGGGAACAGGGCGTTTTTATTGGGTTTTCAGAAGAATGAGGgctaaaaatgcaatttacaagaaaatgtCGTTTCAATGAAAAGAAGGAAGGGTCTCtctaaaattgttgttttacAGGAATTACGGCAATTTCATGCAGTCCCGATCTCGAAAAGAGCCGTTCATTCAACTTGAAAGACTCATTGTCGATCAAATGAACATATTGATCTTGTTCTCAGTTTCTTTTCACGCTGCCCAAGTGTAAGATAAGGTGGCTGAAGATAAAAAGATGAGACTCTATGAATTCTGCACAAAGAAAATTGACAATATGGATATTATTCAGCTACGCATTAACTATTATTATGTATCCTGGGATCATCTATCTACGTCAATCAATTCTCGAGCAAGTATATTTACAACCAATTACCCCGATGTCTGAAACAGGATTCCTGTGGGAAATCTTTACTCAATGACCCTGCAAGGAAtcaacaagaaaaataaatcgtaCACCGGCAAATAAATCAGGTCTGGTCTGTTGGAAAAAGTGTTTTGCTTATCTCGATAAGGAAACTTTTCGAAATCTTTCAAGTCACCAGGCTCTGGATTTGTATCTGGTTCGTTTCCAAATGGTTTTTCGTTCTAGGGTTAGTACGCTGTTTAATCAAAAACCCGCAGCGtgttaaaatgcaatttctctttcaaataaagttCTTTAAACTAATTATTCGCCAGGGGACGacaaaagttgaaatttgtttgTGCGTCACCGCGTTTGGACGActggttaattaaatttgttagaGGAAATGCCTTTTGAAACCGAATCTGGGACAAACAcatcataaaatattatcCCAGGAAGGTAAATAATACTGGTTTCTAGTGTTCAAGCTAAAATATTCCGGAAAAGAACacgtacatacatatgtaattcTATTCAAAAAGTGACGCCGAATTCAAACAAAATATGcgctttattattattgcttaaACTTTCATGCCTTCATTAGTTTGCCCGAATTCGTCAAAAATCGTCTAACAAGCCCTAATTTACGGTTTCGACTCAGGTTTACCGAAAGTAGTTATAAAGGGCCCCGgtatttccataaaaacgCCATATTTTCGAGCATTAATAAAGCGGAAATACAGAATCCTACGGATTCAGATGACGTCTACGCGTATTAATGGAAGTTATATTggattttaatggaaaattcttattattgggaaataaatttcttcagGAGCGTTTCACTAAAATTACAAGCATGAATCAGGCTTTTGGGATGTTAATAAGGCCTTTCAGAAATATCGTCTAGTTGGATTGCTACAAATTCCTTTGATAAAGTTACCTTGAGCCTCTATAACTGTGTTACTTTAATTCGTAGCAATTTAATTCTCGTAAATGAGCATTCTGAGAATCAAGAGAGAAGAAGCTATGGTTAGTAGACAGGTAACAAATCCGAAATTTTTACTCCGGAAAGCAAACTGACTTAAGAATATAATGCGTGCTTGTCggcataataaaaaagtggAACCGCATTTTGACATACACTGCTCAAAATAATCGAGAGAACAAGGGTAATTGTTGACAAATCCtaatatttgacatatttgTGGTTAAAAAAACTCAGTCTCAGTTGGTTATTAGTCCATTGTGGACGCGACACCAAAAAACTGGAGCTGTGGCAGAAAGACATACAGCGCGAAACTATTTTCTAGTCTGAAATTGTAAAAACAGCTATAGATAAGGATCTGACTGGAAATCTACACGAGGTACACAGGGCGTTGATTTTGGATCAAATTGCTAGAAACCGATTATATGAATCTGGTCTACACTTTCGTCACCCAATATGAGTCTATGCACTGCGTCGAGAAAATCGTGCTCTACGTTTGGTTTGAAGAGAAACACCAACATTGAAGTCTAAAACAGGGGTCATCAAACTATGGCCCGCGGGCCAAATCCGGCCCTTAACACTTGTTCATGCCGCCCGCAACCGCATGGACAAGAAAATTCACAATCATTcactatattaaatattaatgccaTATAAAAGCGTATCGAGAATTTTCAATCGATaagttttatttggaaaaatgcttaattGAATGCAAATGATGTCTATTGTCGTTTCTacagtaaattttataaaaaaaagctgGACTTAATCATGGACAGTTTTCTTGAACATATTGAGAATGGTGATTTATCGTACCACACCAAAGTGCGATGGTTGAACCACGAAAAAGTACTAAAACGCTTCGAGTTgcgaaacaaaattaatatgcgACGTATACTGGCATTTATggtcgaaaaattaaaatcagttCCAGAACTTTCAGGTTCCATGTGGTTGTGGGATCTAGTATTTTTGACTGACATAACTGAACATCTTAACTTTTTCAATGTAAAGTTgcaaagaaaaggaaaacttaTACATAACGTTTTTTCttcgttttaaataatttcaaacaaaagtATTTCTTTTCAAGCAACagttgcaataaaatatttttttacaatttcagttttgcaaaaatttggagaaaattattcaaaataaatttacattttcagctTAAAGTtacacttaaaaaattgtattgttAGAAAATGAGCTACATATGtgatttaaagatttttgtaaatatgtaaaattgcccattttattccaaaattcaTTTGAAGGAGATCCTAGTAAGGTTGATATGAATATGCAATAAGAATTAATAGATTTGCGATCTAACAATACTATGAATTCTTTgtttaagaattaaaattttattgagtttcatttttagttgtcaaaaaattattatagcaatattagaaattttgctaGCAAAATGATCTCTATTTTTGGAACAACTTACGTCtgtaaacataatttttcaagattgaaacatataaaaatcaaaaaatcgGTCAAAActaattgataattatttaaaagattttttgacTATCAGTGCTTCTAAATCGGCgccaaatataaataaaataattaaaagatataCAAAAGAAGTATATCAAccacattaaatatttgtgtttgtttgtatttatttgtattttttaattgataattgtATATCTTcattaatgataaaaaaaattgaatgagtcattttattcatattattttcgtatcaaattttatatttggcTTGCCCATAGTTTTATATATTCACAAGCAACCCTATCTCTAAAAAGTTTTGGGACCCCTGGTCTATAAGGATAGGCCAATGTATTATTCACAAATGAGTTTTAGTTTGGATATCGACCTAGTACTcgaattttatgtaaaataatattattagttAAAGATTATAGCCACAAGTATACTTGTTCTTTAGATTCTTTTGACTAGTATGTTTTCCTAGGAACATGCTTCCCTCAGATTCATAAATTACTGACAggtaataaatagaaaaaaagtgaTCGTAAAAGGGCAATCAATTCATTCGATGAATGAATTGATTTTACTGCAGGGACCCAATATTTTCCACGCTCCCGACGTCTTCGTGCACGAGATGGTCACGCTTTTTGCATAACCTTCAAGAGATATGGAGACATTTATATAGAgtgattcaaaataaattcgcCAACTACTTACTGTAGGTTCCTGAGaccgaaataagaaataaagtacATATAAACATATGGCTAAATGCCCTTTGTTTTCGTGATGCGATGTGTTAAAATGATCTCacatttttgtcttttcatactttttgtattgctaaaattattttcaacaaatagTGCTTTTTGGCGActgccaaaaaaatattaaagcatCACAGTCGTTGTGTATGGTTACTATGGTTacacatttgaaaaataattcacattttttgtattactaataaaataatttaacgacaaaaaatttcttattattaacttaattcctctcaaaaaaataataacagtaataataatgaatgCTACAATAACTATTTGAATTTACGGCCATTTGCCTCAATGTTTTCCCGAATGCATGAAAAATACCGGGAgtattttgtataatttcaCAATTAGCAAAGATTCTTTGGCTCAATTCTTTAATAGTTTCTACAAGAgtataataaactaaatttttcagaaaaccCCACAAGAAGAAGTCCCAACTAGTTAAGTCGGGTGAGCAAGGCGGCCACGCAATGGGTCCTCCTCGTCCTATCTTCTTTCTCGGAAAAGCTTCATCCAAGAAATTCCTTATTTGTCTGCAATAATGGGCTGGAGCTCCGTGGTATCGAAAGATAAtcttttctttaatatttagagGGACGTTTTCCAATAATTGAGAAAGAGTCTtccaaagaaatattaaatatgtattaccGTTCAAGCGAGATGGTACAATAAACTATTGGAAAACGATGTTGGTGAACTCTCACAGCTGTTATTTGAGGATTTTCTTCTTCCCATACATAAGAATTGCGGACATTAAAATAGCCGCgtctaataaatatattaggtgtacaactttgcttccgccgtttttgaatagatgtatgtagcggtaagtaatgatcgaaataaataaccccatgtgggcatgcaggagccttgggcacctgttaacataacctcataaaaatattagtctatttgtgtcttcatcataaagttattcgcaattgaaaatgtcagtgtacgagccaaattctcgtcatttgcgggaggttttacttttctgcttcaatatgaagaaatctgctgctgaggctcatcgaatgctctcagatacttatggggaagccactattagtgaaaggacatgtcgtgagtggtttcagcgcttcaagaacggtgattttcacgtcgaagaccaacatagcggtggaagaaagaaggttttccaagatgcgaacttggaagcattacttgacgaagactcgtgtcaaagtcaacaagaattggcacaatcattgggagtgactcaacaaacaatctcaaaacgcctcaaagacatgggaatgattcagaagcaaggatattgggtgccgtacgagttgaaaccaagagatattgacaggcgtctgttcgcttgtgaacagttgcttgcaaggcaaagacggaagggatttctgcatcgtattgtgactggggacgagaaatgggttcattacgataatcccaaacgcaaaaagacttggggatatcccggccatgcttcca belongs to Euwallacea similis isolate ESF13 chromosome 7, ESF131.1, whole genome shotgun sequence and includes:
- the LOC136410114 gene encoding uncharacterized protein; this translates as MSRIDLKLLLYAINGILFILAILLVVIGVKWSKIPGPPINNDPASIVLGTFIVFTIILGLIAFRLKQTWLNIIHLVLLICVLGGLLVTSIMAIVVDPKMKITSFLTKAYLMRPKDRIDHRIIDFQSYFQCCGYGLNSSDVLLQDLIYLSQGDRPQNPENATYLIPECCPLQPIVCTKLAAFKDSCLDKILREHKEWTNIILAPMIISILAIVAAGALNIKRMTQFI